In the Onychostoma macrolepis isolate SWU-2019 chromosome 09, ASM1243209v1, whole genome shotgun sequence genome, one interval contains:
- the atp1a1b gene encoding sodium/potassium-transporting ATPase subunit alpha-1b, which produces MGVGDGRDQYELAATSEQGAKKKNKNKKKEKDMDELKKEVDLDDHKLTLEELHRKYGTDLSRGLTSARAAEILARDGPNALTPPPTTPEWVKFCKQMFGGFSMLLWTGAVLCFLAYGIQAAMEDEPANDNLYLGVVLSAVVIITGCFSYYQEAKSSKIMDSFKNLVPQQALVVRDGEKSHINAEDVVVGDLVEVKGGDRIPADLRIIASHGCKVDNSSLTGESEPQTRSPDFSNDNPLETRNIAFFSTNCVEGTARGIVISTGDHTVMGRIATLASGLEVGRTPISIEIEHFIHIITGVAVFLGVSFFILSLVLGYSWLEAVIFLIGIIVANVPEGLLATVTVCLTLTAKRMAKKNCLVKNLEAVETLGSTSTICSDKTGTLTQNRMTVAHMWFDNQIHEADTTENQSGTSFDRSSATWASLARVAGLCNRAVFLAEQTDVPILKRDVAGDASESALLKCIELCCGSVKEMRDNYTKVAEIPFNSTNKYQLSVHNNPNGGTESKHLLVMKGAPERILDRCATILMQGKEQPLDDEMKESFQNAYLELGGLGERVLGFCHFYLPDEQFPEGFQFDTEDVNFPTENLCFVGLMSMIDPPRAAVPDAVGKCRSAGIKVIMVTGDHPITAKAIAKGVGIISEGNETVEDIAARLNIPVNEVNPRDAKACVVHGGDLKDLTAEQLDDILKYHTEIVFARTSPQQKLIIVEGCQRQGAIVAVTGDGVNDSPALKKADIGVAMGIAGSDVSKQAADMILLDDNFASIVTGVEEGRLIFDNLKKSIAYTLTSNIPEITPFLFFIIANIPLPLGTVTILCIDLGTDMAPAISLAYEAAESDIMKRQPRNPKTDKLVNERLISIAYGQIGMIQALAGFFTYFVILAENGFLPSRLLGIRVYWDDKHINDLEDSYGQQWTYEQRKIVEFTCHTAFFASIVVVQWADLIICKTRRNSVFQQGMKNKILIFGLFEETALAAFLSYCPGMDVALRMYPLKPNWWFCAFPYSLLIFIYDEIRKLILRRNPGGWVERETYY; this is translated from the exons GATGGACGGGACCAGTATGAGCTGGCGGCAACGTCAGAGCAAGGAGCaaagaaaaagaacaaaaacaagaagaaGGAAAAAGATATGGATGAACTGAAAAAGGAAGTGGATTTG gATGATCACAAACTGACTTTGGAAGAGCTCCACCGTAAATATGGTACAGACTTGAGCAGA GGTCTCACAAGTGCTCGTGCAGCAGAGATTCTGGCCCGTGATGGACCTAATGCCCTCACTCCACCTCCAACCACCCCAGAGTGGGTGAAGTTCTGTAAGCAGATGTTTGGAGGTTTCTCCATGCTGTTGTGGACTGGTGCCGTTCTCTGCTTTCTTGCGTATGGCATTCAGGCTGCAATGGAAGATGAGCCAGCTAATGACAAT CTGTATTTGGGAGTTGTGCTATCAGCTGTGGTGATCATCACTGGATGTTTCTCATACTATCAAGAGGCTAAGAGCTCAAAAATTATGGACTCCTTCAAGAATTTGGTTCCCCAG CAAGCATTGGTTGTCCGTGATGGGGAGAAGAGCCATATCAATGCTGAAGATGTGGTGGTTGGTGATCTGGTGGAGGTAAAAGGTGGTGACAGGATCCCTGCTGACCTGAGAATCATAGCCTCACATGGCTGCAAG GTGGATAACTCCTCTCTGACTGGAGAATCAGAGCCTCAGACACGGTCCCCGGACTTCTCAAATGATAATCCTCTAGAGACCAGGAATATTGCTTTCTTCTCCACCAACTGTGTAGAAG GTACTGCACGTGGCATCGTCATCAGCACCGGAGACCATACAGTCATGGGCCGAATCGCGACACTTGCATCTGGACTAGAGGTCGGGCGCACCCCCATCTCCATTGAGATTGAGCACTTCATCCACATCATCACAGGCGTGGCTGTCTTCCTGGGCGTCTCTTTCTTTATTCTGTCTCTCGTTCTTGGTTACTCCTGGTTGGAAGCTGTTATCTTTCTTATTGGCATCATTGTGGCCAATGTGCCTGAAGGCCTTCTTGCTACAGTCACG GTTTGTCTCACCCTCACAGCGAAACGCATGGCTAAgaaaaactgtttggttaagaACCTTGAGGCTGTTGAAACACTGGGCTCAACCTCAACCATCTGTTCTGATAAAACTGGCACATTAACGCAGAATCGCATGACCGTAGCCCACATGTGGTTTGATAACCAGATCCATGAGGCTGACACCACAGAGAATCAGAGCGGGACATCCTTTGACCGCAGCTCGGCCACCTGGGCATCATTGGCTCGTGTTGCTGGGCTCTGCAACAGGGCTGTGTTCCTGGCAGAGCAGACAGATGTGCCAATTCTAAAG AGAGATGTTGCTGGGGATGCGTCTGAATCTGCACTGTTGAAATGCATTGAGCTTTGCTGTGGATCAGTGAAAGAAATGAGAGACAACTACACCAAAGTGGCAGAAATCCCTTTCAATTCGACAAACAAATATCAG CTGTCAGTGCACAATAACCCAAATGGTGGCACAGAGTCTAAACACCTGCTAGTGATGAAAGGAGCCCCAGAGAGAATCCTGGACCGCTGTGCTACTATATTGATGCAAGGCAAGGAGCAACCTTTGGATGATGAAATGAAAGAATCCTTTCAGAATGCTTATCTGGAGCTCGGGGGACTTGGAGAAAGAGTTTTAG GATTCTGTCATTTCTACCTCCCTGATGAACAGTTTCCAGAAGGCTTCCAGTTTGATACGGAGGATGTAAATTTCCCTACTGAGAATCTGTGCTTTGTGGGTCTGATGTCAATGATCGACCCTCCACGTGCTGCTGTACCTGATGCTGTGGGCAAATGCAGAAGTGCAGGAATCAAG GTTATCATGGTAACCGGTGACCATCCAATCACTGCCAAAGCCATAGCAAAGGGTGTTGGGATTATTTCTGAGGGTAATGAGACTGTGGAAGACATTGCTGCTCGCTTGAATATCCCTGTCAATGAGGTCAATCCCAG AGATGCAAAGGCATGTGTGGTTCACGGTGGAGACCTGAAGGACCTCACAGCTGAACAGCTAGATGACATTCTGAAGTACCACACAGAAATTGTGTTTGCCAGAACATCACCACAGCAGAAACTGATTATTGTTGAGGGGTGTCAGCGACAG GGAGCCATAGTGGCTGTAACAGGGGATGGTGTGAATGATTCTCCAGCACTGAAGAAGGCTGATATTGGTGTTGCTATGGGCATTGCTGGCTCAGACGTGTCCAAACAGGCTGCTGACATGATCCTCCTGGATGACAACTTTGCCTCAATTGTCACAGGCGTAGAGGAAG GCCGTCTGATCTTTGACAACTTGAAGAAGTCCATTGCTTACACCCTGACCAGTAACATCCCTGAGATCACACCCTTCCTGTTCTTCATTATCGCCAACATCCCCTTGCCTCTAGGAACTGTGACCATTCTGTGTATCGACCTGGGAACAGACATG gCCCCTGCTATTTCTCTGGCATACGAGGCTGCTGAGAGTGATATCATGAAGAGACAGCCCAGAAACCCTAAAACAGACAAGCTGGTGAATGAAAGACTTATTAGCATTGCATATGGCCAGATAG GTATGATTCAGGCTCTCGCTGGATTTTTCACATACTTTGTCATTCTTGCTGAAAATGGCTTTTTACCGTCAAGACTACTAGGAATTCGTGTATATTGGGATGACAAGCATATTAATGATCTGGAGGACAGTTATGGGCAACAGTGG ACATACGAACAGAGAAAGATTGTGGAGTTCACGTGCCACACAGCGTTCTTCGCCAGCATTGTGGTCGTGCAGTGGGCTGATCTGATTATCTGTAAGACCAGACGTAATTCTGTCTTCCAGCAGGGAATGAA GAACAAAATCCTGATCTTTGGATTGTTCGAGGAAACAGCACTGGCGGCTTTCTTGTCTTATTGCCCTGGCATGGATGTGGCTCTCAGAATGTACCCGCTCAA GCCCAACTGGTGGTTCTGTGCCTTCCCGTACTCTCTTCTCATCTTTATTTATGATGAAATCAGAAAGCTCATCCTTAGACGGAACCCCGGAG gTTGGGTGGAAAGAGAGACGTACTACTAG